CCCGCGGAGAGCGTCGCGAGCCGGGACTCGCAGGGCGGGCCCGCGCCCGGGGCGGTCGAGGGGACGCTGACGGCGACACGGGCGGCACTCGCCGCCGACGAGACGGCCGTCGACGGGATCCGGAAGGCGCTCGATGCGGCCGCCAATGACCTGAACGAGGAGGTGCGGTCGTATGATTGAGCGACCGCCCCGCCCGGGGCATGTACACACACCTCATCGCTGATACTCGCGGCGCGATTCGCGGCCTGACGGCTTTTCTGCACGCTTAGAGGGTACCATAGTCATGTTAATTAAACGATAAATTCGACGGGTTTAAGGTGAGTCGCGGGATACGTGGAGGTACAATGGCAGACGACAGCACCATCACGGCGGAGGACCCCCTGACCGGCGACGAGATCGAGATTCCGGCCGACGTGGAGGTCGGCGAGATCATCGACAGTCCCGTGAGCGGGGCGGAACTCGAGGTCGTCTCGACGGATCCCGTCGAGCTCGAGGAAGCGCCCGAACTCGAGGAAGACTGGGGCGAGTGATGGCGACGGCCGGCGACAGCGCGAACGCGATCGAACAGCAATGAACACCGACACAGTAACCCGCTTTCTGGCCCGCCCGAGGCGGAGTCAACACGAATGAACGTAGGTATCCTCTACTCCCGGATCCGCAAAGACGAGAAGCTCCTGCTCAACGAGCTTCGCGAGCGCGACCACGAGATCACGAAGATCGACGTGCGAAAACAGCAGTTCAACGTCCACGACCCGCCGGAGATCTTCGAGGGCGTCGACATCGTGCTCGATCGGTGTCTGGCGACCAGCCGGAGCCTCTACGTGACGCGCTTCTGTGAGGCCTACGGGCTCCCCGTGGTCAACGGCCCCGACACCGCGGAGACCTGCGCCGACAAGGTGAAAAACAGCCTCGCGCTCGCGAGCGCGGGCGTCCCGACGCCCGATACCGACGTCGCGTTCACCACCGAGGCCGCCCTCGAAAGCATCGAGCGCTTCGGCTACCCCTGCGTTCTCAAGCCCGTCATGGGGTCGTGGGGGCGGCTGATGGCCAAACTCGAGTCGCGCTCGGCCGCCGAGGCGGTCCTCGAGCACAAGGAGACGCTGGGTCACTACGAGCACAAGGTGTTCTACATCCAGGAGTTCGTCGCCAAACCCGACCGCGATATTCGAGTGGTGGCCGTCGACGGCGAACCGATCGCCGCGATGGCCCGTTCCTCCGAGCACTGGCTGACCAACGCGGCGAAAGGGGCCGAAACCGAGGTGTTCGAGCCCGACGCGGAGGCCCTGGAACTGGTCGCGCGCGCGAGCGACGCGGTCGGCGGCGGCCTGCTCGGGATCGACCTGATGGAGACCGAGGAGGGATACACCGTCCACGAGGTCAACCACACCGTCGAGTTCAAGGCGCTCAACGAGGTCGTCGACGTCGACGTGCCCTCGAAGGTGGTCGACTGGCTCGAAGCACAGGTCCCGGCCGAGGCAGAGGTGACCGTCTGATGGCGGACGGGGAGAGTTCGGAAGCGCTCAGCGCGGGCGTCGTCGGCGGGAGCGGGTTTACGGGCGGGGAGCTTCTCAGGCTCCTGGACGGACACCCGAACTTCGAGATCGCACAGGCGACGAGCCGATCCTACGAAAACAAGACCATCGGCTCGGTCCACCCCAACCTGCGGGGGCGAACGCTTCGTTTCTCGGATCCCACGGATCTCGAGTCGGTGGACGTGCTCTTCGCGGCGACTCCTCACGGCGTGTCGATGGAGCGCATCGACGCCTTCGAGGACGCGGCCGATACGGTCGTGGACCTCTCGGCCGACTTTCGGCTCGACACGGAAGAACAGTACGAGGAGTGGTACGACGGCCACAGCGCGCCGGAGTACCTCGAGAAGAGTGTCTACGCGCTGCCCGAGCGCTATCGCGAGGAGCTTCCGGGTGCCGAGTTGATCGCCTCGGGGGGCTGTAACGCCACCGCGACGATGCTCGGACTCGGCCCGCTGTTCGACGCCGGACTGCTCTCGGGCGACGAGCAGGTCGTCGTCGACGTGAAGGTCGGCTCCTCCGAGGGAGGTTCGGGCGGCGGCGCGGCCTCCTCGCACCCCGAGCGCTCGGGGATCGTCCGGCCCTACGCGCCGACGAGCCACCGCCACGAGGCCGAGATCGAACAGGAGTTCGGGATTTCAGTGTCCTTCACCGTCCACGCGGTCGACATGATCCGCGGGGCGAGCGCGACCTGCCACGTCTTTCCCGACGGGCCGGTCTCGAAGAAGGAGCTGTGGGGTGCGTACCGCGAGAGCTACGCCGACGAGCCGTTCATGCGGATCGCTTCCGGTGGTGGTGGCGTCTATCGCTACCCCGAACCGAAGGCCGTCGCCGGGACGAACTACGGCGACGTGGGCTTCGAGCTCGATCCAGCTAATAGGAGAATCGTCGTCTTCTCGGCGATCGACAACATGATGAAGGGCTCGGCGGGTCAGGCGGTTCACGCCGCGAACGTCGCGCTCGGACTCGAGGAGACGGCGGGCTTGGAGTTCCAGGGCCTGCATCCCGTGGGGGCTCCATAATGACTTCGCCAAGACGTTCCTGCTCGCGGTGCTGCGCGGTCGCCAGCACGATAAGTGCTGGCTGCCAGAGGGATCAAGGGTCCCTCGCAGGCTGCGACTCGTCTAGTCACATCTGCTCGCGGGCAAAGCCCGTTCGCACGGCTCGAGGGACTCCATCGGAGTCCCTCGCTGCTCGCCACCGGAGGTGGCTCGCGTGACCGTCGTCGTCAAGATCGGCGGCGCGCGCGCCGTCGAACCGGAGGGCGCGCTCGCGGACGTCGCACACCTGACGGCCAACGGCGAGCGGGTCGTGGTGGTCCACGGCGGCTCGACCGCGGTCGACGAACTCTTGGCCGATCTCGGTCGAGACCCCGAGTACGTCACCACGCCGGGCGGCGTCACCGGGCGCTTCACCGACGAGAAGACGATGGAGGCGTTCACGATGGCGATGGCCGGCCGGGTCAACACCGACCTGACGACGGCGCTTCGCAACGAGGGCGTCAACGCGCTCGGGCTTTCAGGAGTCGACGGCGGCCTGCTGACCGGGGCCCGTAAATCCGCGGTCAGGGTGATCGAGGACGGCAGGAAGAAGATCAAACGCGGCGACCACTCGGGGAAGATCGAGTCGGTCAACGCCGACCTGCTCGACACGTTGCTCGAAACGGGCTACACGCCCGTCGTGAGCGTTCCCATGTTGGCTGACGACGGCGTCGCGGTCAACGCCGACGCCGATCGTGCCGCCGCGGCAGTGGCGGGCGCGCTCGATGCGTCGCTCGTGGTTCTCACCGACGTTACGGGCGTCTACGAGGACCCCGACGACCCCGAGACGTTGATCGAGAGCGCCGAGGCGCCCGCCGAGTTGGAGCGCGTCGAGGAGGCCGCCGAGGGGTTCATGACGAAGAAGGTGATGGCCGCGAAGGAGGCGCTCTCGGGGGGCGCCCGCGAGGTGATCGTCTCCGATGCGAACCTCAACGATCCCATACTGGCGGCGCTCGACGGCCACGGCACGCGCTTCGGTCGCGGCGCGCTCGGAGGTGAGGACGAATGACGGGCGGGTTCGTCTTCTCGGAGAAGCCGATCCGTATCCAGCGCGGCGAGGGGCCGTATCTGTACGACGACTCCGGTACTGAATACCTCGATTTCGGCGCGAGCTACGCGGTCACGCCCGCGGGCCACTGTCACCCCGAGGTGGTCGACGCCGCGAAAGACCAGTTAGAGGAGCTGATGTTCGTCCAGGCCTCGTATCCCAACGACGCGCGCGACGCCTGCTACGGGAAGTTGGCGAGCGTGGCACCCGGCGACATCGACAACGTCTGGCTCTGTAACTCGGGCACCGAGGCCAACGAGGCGGCCCTGAAGTTCGCGCGCAGCGCGACGGGACGGAAGAAGATCGTCGCCACCCGCCGGGGCTTTCACGGCCGGACGATGGGCGCGCTCGCCGCCACGTGGAAGCAGAAGTACAAGAAGCCGTTCGAGCCCCTCGCGGGAGCGTTCGAGGCGGTGCCCTACGGTGACGCGGAAGCGCTCGCCGAGGCCGTCGACGAGGAGACCGCCGCGGTGATCGTCGAGCCGATCCAGGGCGAGGGCGGGATCAACCCCGCACCCGAGGGCTACCTCGCGGCCGCCCGCGAGGCCTGCGACGAGACGGGCGCGGCGCTCGTCTTCGACGAGATTCAAACGGGTTTGGGACGGACGGGCGAGTTCTGGGCCTGCGAGCACGACGGTGTGGTGCCCGATATCCTGACGAGCGCGAAGGGACTCGCGAGCGGCCTGCCGCTCGGGGCGACCCTCTGTCGGGACTGGATCGCCGAGGACGCCGGCCCGCACGGCTCGACCTTCAGCGGGAACCCCGTGGTCTGTGCGGCCGCCTCGGCGACGCTCGACGTACTCGTCGAGGAGGATCTACCCACCCACGCCGCCGAAATGGGGACGTATCTCCACGAGGAGATCGAGGCCGCGGACCTGCCGATCCGCGATATCCGGGGGAAGGGACTGATGACCGGGATCGAGGTCAAACGGGGCTCCAATCGCCTCCTGCGGGACCTCGCGTTGAACCACCGGGTGCTCGCGCTGCCGGCGGGTCGGTCGGTTCTCAGACTGTTGCCGCCGCTCGTGATCGACGAGGCGCACGTCGACCGGATCGTCGGGGCGCTCTCGGAGACGATGGGCGCGACCGCCGAATCATGAGCGTTTCGAGCGACTCGGCGCGCGACCTGCTGGTCGACCTCGTCTCGATCCCGTCGCCCTCGGGCGAGGAGCGCGCGGCCGCCGAGCGGTTGGTCGAGTTCTTCGAGGCCCACGACCGCGAGGTCCGGATCGACGACGTGGGCAACGTCCGCGCCCCCGCCGACGACCGCGTACTCTTGACCTCGCATATCGACACCGTTCCCGGGGAGATCCCCGTCAGGACCGAAAACGAGGTCCTCTGGGGTCGGGGTAGCGTCGACGCCACCGGCCCGCTGTGTGCGATGGCGGTCGCGGCCGTCAGTTCTGGAGCGAGCTTCGTCGGCGTCGTCGGCGAGGAGACCGACTCGCGGGGCGCCTGGCACCTGATCGAGGACCGCGAGGAACCCGACGCCGTGATCAACGGCGAGCCCAGCGGCTGGGACGGCATCACCCTGGGGTATCGGGGCATGCTCGCGGGCACCTACGTCGCCACCAGCGAGTCGGGCCACACCTCCCGACCCGAGCCCAACGCGATCCAGCACGCGATCGGCTGGTGGAGCCGCGTCGAGGAGCGTTTCGCGCCCGACGAGGACGAGGAGTGGGAGCCGGTCTTCGAGCGCGTGACGACCAAGCCCGTCTCGGTCGAGGGCGGAACCGACCCCGACGGGCTGTCGGTCTCGGCGACGCTCGACGGCCAGTTCCGCGTCCCGCCCTCGTTGACGATCGAGGAGGTCCGCGAGATGGCGGAGCACGAACTGTACAGCAGCTCGAACCGGTCGAGCGGGCGTGGCCCGCGAGACGGCGAACTCGGCCCCGACACCGACGCCGCGGGCACCGTCAACTGGGGGCGGCCGATCCCGCCCGTCATGGAGAGCCCGCGGACCGATCTCGCGCGGGCGTTCCGGGTCGCCATCCGCGGCGAGGGCGGCGACCCCCGCCTGCTTCGCAAGACCGGCACCAGCGACATGAACGTCTACGCCTCGGCGTGGGACTGTCCGATGGTGACCTACGGTCCCGGCGACTCGGACCTCGATCACGCGCCCGACGAACGCCTCGATCTGGCCGAGTACGACCGCTCCATCGCGGTGCTTCGGGAGGTCGCAAAGCGCCTATGACACGCCACTTCATCGACGTCGACGACCTGAGCGGCGAGGAACTAGATGAGGTCCTCGACCGCGGCGCGGAGTACAAGTGCGAACGCCGCGAGGGGATCGCCCACCCGGATCTGGAGCGAAAGACGCTGGGCATGCTCTTCGAGAAGCCGAGCACTCGTACCCGGGTCTCGTTCGAGACGGGGATGACCCAACTCGGCGGCCACGCCGTCTTCCTGGGCTCCGAGGACATCCAACTGGGCCACGGCGAGCCGCTGAAGGACACCGCGCGGGCGCTGTCGGGCTACGTCGACGCGCTCATGGCCCGCGTCTTCGAGCACGCGCACGTCGAGGAACTCGCGCGCTACGCGACGGTGCCGGTGGTCAACGGGCTGACCGACGACGCCCACCCCTGCCAGACGCTCGCGGATCTGCTGACCGTGCGGGAGACGTTCGACGATCTGGAGGACGTTTCCGTCACCTGGGTCGGCGACGCCAACAACGTCGCCCGATCGTTCGCGCTGGGCTGCGCCCTCGCGGGGATCGACCTCACCGTGGCGACGCCCCCCGAGTACGCGCTCGACGAGGACGTCGTCGAGCGGGCGGATTCGCTGGGAACGGCGCCGACGGTCACCGAGGACCCCAGCGAGGCGGTCGAGGGCGCGGACGTCGTCTACACCGACGTCTGGGTCAGCATGGGCCAGGAGGGCGAACGCGACGAGCGCCTCTCGGCGTTCGAGGGGTTCCAGGTGAACGGGGACCTGCTCGCTCACGCACCTGACGCGCGGGTGATGCACTGCCTGCCGGCCCACCGCGGCGAGGAGATCACCGACGACGCCATCGAAGGCGAGCGCTCGCTCGTCTTCGAGCAGGCCGAGAACCGCCTGCACGCCCAGAAGGGGCTGTTGTCGTTCCTGCTGGCGTAGCCCGGGCGAGGCGCGACGTCCGGCGATCGGAGCCGGGCGTCTCGGGCGAGCCGCCTACCGGACGACCGCGTAGACCGCGCCCAGCACCACGCCGTAGACCGCGTGGCCCACCATGCTCATGGGGTCGAAATTCGGCAGCGGCGGCGCCATCGGGAAGCCGACCGCCGAGAGCCAGACCGGCATGACGACCGCCGCGAGGGCGACCCAGAGGACGATCCCGTAGGCGAGTCCCACGCCGGCGAGCGTTCCGGTGCCCGAGAGGTCGCTCGCGCCGACGATCGCGCCGAAGACGACGCCCAGCACCGCGCTGTTGGACATGTGGATGATCCAGCCGGTGAGGCCGGCCGGTCCCTCGATCCCGTACAGCGCCGGAATCCCCATCTCGATGACGTCCGGCATCATCATGCTCATCATCGCGCCGAAGACCAGCCCGCCGACGAGACCGCCGACCAGTCCGGCCTGCCACGGTTCGAGGCGCGTTTTCGCCGTCGTCGCCGTCTCGGTTCGTGTTTCCGTGCTCATGAATCACCGGAGGCCTGCGACGATAGTAACGATTGTTCGGTAGGGTTCTCGGGGTGCACGGACGATGAAGGTTCATATATGTGAAGCGAACGCTGATTACGCGGAAGGCCGTCCTCGGAAACGGATGGCCGAACCGCTACGCGTCCAGCCGGGTGAACGTTCCGCCGGGGAGCTGATCGAGCTGCTCGACTCCGGCCGCCGGGTGCTGATCGAGGTCGAGATCGCCGGCACGACCCGCCAGGTCGCCCTCAGGCATCGAAACGGCGTCTACTACTGCGACACGCCGACGACGCTCCATACCCACGAGACGAGGGCCGGAATCAAGGAGTGTCTCGAGAACCAGGGGTATGCAGCCGAGAGCGAACGCTGATTACGGCCGGGCGATTCTAGAAGGGTGATGGCCGAGTCCGACGCCGACTTCCACGATCTCGTGCTGATGGACGAACCCGGATTCGAACACGTCATGGGGTGCGTGTTCGGGATTCAGGACCACGAGTGTCGGGCCTACGTCGAACTGCTGGACGTACCTGGGAGCACCGTCGCCGAGTTGGCCGAGGACTTAGAGCGGGATCGGAGCAACGTCAACCGGTCGCTCGCGACGCTCCGGGAGAAGGGGTTGAT
The sequence above is drawn from the Halalkalicoccus sp. NIPERK01 genome and encodes:
- the lysW gene encoding lysine biosynthesis protein LysW, yielding MADDSTITAEDPLTGDEIEIPADVEVGEIIDSPVSGAELEVVSTDPVELEEAPELEEDWGE
- the lysX gene encoding lysine biosynthesis protein LysX is translated as MNVGILYSRIRKDEKLLLNELRERDHEITKIDVRKQQFNVHDPPEIFEGVDIVLDRCLATSRSLYVTRFCEAYGLPVVNGPDTAETCADKVKNSLALASAGVPTPDTDVAFTTEAALESIERFGYPCVLKPVMGSWGRLMAKLESRSAAEAVLEHKETLGHYEHKVFYIQEFVAKPDRDIRVVAVDGEPIAAMARSSEHWLTNAAKGAETEVFEPDAEALELVARASDAVGGGLLGIDLMETEEGYTVHEVNHTVEFKALNEVVDVDVPSKVVDWLEAQVPAEAEVTV
- the argC gene encoding N-acetyl-gamma-glutamyl-phosphate reductase, whose product is MADGESSEALSAGVVGGSGFTGGELLRLLDGHPNFEIAQATSRSYENKTIGSVHPNLRGRTLRFSDPTDLESVDVLFAATPHGVSMERIDAFEDAADTVVDLSADFRLDTEEQYEEWYDGHSAPEYLEKSVYALPERYREELPGAELIASGGCNATATMLGLGPLFDAGLLSGDEQVVVDVKVGSSEGGSGGGAASSHPERSGIVRPYAPTSHRHEAEIEQEFGISVSFTVHAVDMIRGASATCHVFPDGPVSKKELWGAYRESYADEPFMRIASGGGGVYRYPEPKAVAGTNYGDVGFELDPANRRIVVFSAIDNMMKGSAGQAVHAANVALGLEETAGLEFQGLHPVGAP
- a CDS encoding acetylglutamate/acetylaminoadipate kinase, coding for MTVVVKIGGARAVEPEGALADVAHLTANGERVVVVHGGSTAVDELLADLGRDPEYVTTPGGVTGRFTDEKTMEAFTMAMAGRVNTDLTTALRNEGVNALGLSGVDGGLLTGARKSAVRVIEDGRKKIKRGDHSGKIESVNADLLDTLLETGYTPVVSVPMLADDGVAVNADADRAAAAVAGALDASLVVLTDVTGVYEDPDDPETLIESAEAPAELERVEEAAEGFMTKKVMAAKEALSGGAREVIVSDANLNDPILAALDGHGTRFGRGALGGEDE
- a CDS encoding aspartate aminotransferase family protein → MTGGFVFSEKPIRIQRGEGPYLYDDSGTEYLDFGASYAVTPAGHCHPEVVDAAKDQLEELMFVQASYPNDARDACYGKLASVAPGDIDNVWLCNSGTEANEAALKFARSATGRKKIVATRRGFHGRTMGALAATWKQKYKKPFEPLAGAFEAVPYGDAEALAEAVDEETAAVIVEPIQGEGGINPAPEGYLAAAREACDETGAALVFDEIQTGLGRTGEFWACEHDGVVPDILTSAKGLASGLPLGATLCRDWIAEDAGPHGSTFSGNPVVCAAASATLDVLVEEDLPTHAAEMGTYLHEEIEAADLPIRDIRGKGLMTGIEVKRGSNRLLRDLALNHRVLALPAGRSVLRLLPPLVIDEAHVDRIVGALSETMGATAES
- a CDS encoding [LysW]-lysine hydrolase yields the protein MSVSSDSARDLLVDLVSIPSPSGEERAAAERLVEFFEAHDREVRIDDVGNVRAPADDRVLLTSHIDTVPGEIPVRTENEVLWGRGSVDATGPLCAMAVAAVSSGASFVGVVGEETDSRGAWHLIEDREEPDAVINGEPSGWDGITLGYRGMLAGTYVATSESGHTSRPEPNAIQHAIGWWSRVEERFAPDEDEEWEPVFERVTTKPVSVEGGTDPDGLSVSATLDGQFRVPPSLTIEEVREMAEHELYSSSNRSSGRGPRDGELGPDTDAAGTVNWGRPIPPVMESPRTDLARAFRVAIRGEGGDPRLLRKTGTSDMNVYASAWDCPMVTYGPGDSDLDHAPDERLDLAEYDRSIAVLREVAKRL
- the argF gene encoding ornithine carbamoyltransferase; translation: MTRHFIDVDDLSGEELDEVLDRGAEYKCERREGIAHPDLERKTLGMLFEKPSTRTRVSFETGMTQLGGHAVFLGSEDIQLGHGEPLKDTARALSGYVDALMARVFEHAHVEELARYATVPVVNGLTDDAHPCQTLADLLTVRETFDDLEDVSVTWVGDANNVARSFALGCALAGIDLTVATPPEYALDEDVVERADSLGTAPTVTEDPSEAVEGADVVYTDVWVSMGQEGERDERLSAFEGFQVNGDLLAHAPDARVMHCLPAHRGEEITDDAIEGERSLVFEQAENRLHAQKGLLSFLLA
- a CDS encoding histidine kinase — translated: MSTETRTETATTAKTRLEPWQAGLVGGLVGGLVFGAMMSMMMPDVIEMGIPALYGIEGPAGLTGWIIHMSNSAVLGVVFGAIVGASDLSGTGTLAGVGLAYGIVLWVALAAVVMPVWLSAVGFPMAPPLPNFDPMSMVGHAVYGVVLGAVYAVVR
- a CDS encoding helix-turn-helix domain-containing protein — translated: MAESDADFHDLVLMDEPGFEHVMGCVFGIQDHECRAYVELLDVPGSTVAELAEDLERDRSNVNRSLATLREKGLIERERRLLDSGGYVYQHTAVPLPEAKARMHEALEEWSERVHGRIDEFGSPA